The Pogona vitticeps strain Pit_001003342236 chromosome 6, PviZW2.1, whole genome shotgun sequence genome contains a region encoding:
- the TMEM98 gene encoding transmembrane protein 98 translates to METVVIVAIGVLATIFLASFVALVVVCRQRYCRPKDFLNHYDTRPIVDLMGTMETQSEPSELELDDVVITNPHIEAILENEDWIEDASGLVSHCIAILKICHTLTEKLVAMTMGSGAQMKSPASLSDIIVVAKRISPRVDDVVRSMYPPLDPKLLDARTTALLLSVSHLVLITRNACHSSSRMDWIDQSLSAAEEHMAVLREAALASEPERAAPSAEGFLQEQSTI, encoded by the exons ATGGAGACTGTTGTGATTGTGGCCATTGGGGTGCTGGCAACCATCTTCTTGGCTTCTTTTGTGGCTCTGGTGGTGGTTTGCAGACAACGTTACTGCCGGCCCAAGGACTTCCTGAACCACTATGATACAAG ACCTATTGTCGACCTTATGGGCACCATGGAGACTCAGTCAGAACCATCGGAGCTAGAGTTGGATGATGTGGTGATCACAAACCCTCATATTGAAGCAATTCTGGAGAATGAAGACTGGATTGAAGATGCTTC ggGCCTGGTCTCCCACTGCATTGCTATCCTCAAG ATTTGCCACACTCTCACAGAGAAGCTGGTTGCCATGACAATGGGTTCAGGGGCCCAAATGAAATCTCCAGCAAGCCTGAGTGACATCATTGTGGTTGCCAAGCGCATCAGTCCCAG agTGGATGATGTGGTCCGATCTATGTACCCGCCATTGGACCCCAAACTTTTAGATGCCAG GACCACCGCCTTGCTGCTCTCTGTGAGCCATTTGGTCCTGATCACCCGGAATGCCTGCCACTCTTCCAGCCGCATGGACTGGATCGACCAATCCCTGTCTGCCGCAGAGGAGCACATGGCTGTGCTGCGCGAGGCAGCCCTTGCCTCGGAACCAGAGCGTGCTGCCCCCAGCGCGGAGGGATTTTTGCAGGAGCAGTCTACCATTTGA